One genomic region from Vicinamibacterales bacterium encodes:
- a CDS encoding insulinase family protein, giving the protein MPHPRTRLAFITALVTLLLAPIAARQALQEKIPFDAAVRTARLSNGLTYFVRQNARPANRVVLRLAVKAGSLDEGDDQQGLAHMLEHMAFNGSEHFKPGDLISYFESTGARLGPHVNAQTGFENTIYMLDLPSDKPEIVEKGFTAFADFAGGLTLDPKEIDKERGVVIEEWRGGLGAGSRIRDKQIPVLFWHSRYADRLPIGKPDILRTFPPARLKSFYDTYYRPDRMAVVAVGDVDPQKLVDMITAAFGGLKARAPEPPPTKADVPLHEEALVSVVADPEVTQSSVTLLRQRPREYETTVADYRRSLVQRIFEQMLNDRFDEISRRPDAKFLSAGTGSGPLSQDVETVSLGAGVEDGKIAEGLTAVAIEAKRAREFGFSASELDRARKWMLAFYERAYTERDKTESGSFAQEYLDDFLEREPSPGIAYEYRLVQQLLPTVTVGEVSALAKTLLAEDGRVILATSPQKAGITVPAEAELKRALSAAESTTVAAWNDTTSTRELVPHPPEPAAITARRTVEAVGLTVVTFANGVEAWLKPTDYKNDQVLFSMQAKGGTSLASPDDYVEAELATSYVNVSGASGMTAVELQKQLAGRIASATPFASLSMHGIEGAAAPAQLETALQLLYARFTLPGDDPQAFDLMKRQLTAAVVNRLDSPDAVFGDKLDEVNTSNHYTSRPLTVERVNALDRGKMVRFYADRFNNAADFHFYMVGAFTVDQALPLLQRYVGGLPSRGAATSNYKDVGLHFPSQDEKATVQKGREPKSETVISYFAEPAADDPMAQELALAATDVLELSLRDILREELGQTYTVSVGLAQMPPQRGDGHVEISFGAAPENIGRMTARVREEVARFKRDGPTEAQLNKVKETARRNYETALKTNSYWLNRFKAVDLYRQDPAIIATRLDRINALTVASVKDAFTRYFPENRSTAVTLLPAAQ; this is encoded by the coding sequence ATGCCCCACCCGCGAACGCGCCTCGCATTCATCACGGCCCTCGTCACGCTCCTGCTGGCGCCGATCGCGGCGCGCCAAGCGCTGCAGGAGAAGATTCCCTTCGACGCGGCGGTCCGCACGGCGCGGCTGAGTAACGGCCTCACCTACTTCGTGCGCCAGAACGCCCGGCCGGCGAACCGCGTGGTGCTCCGCCTGGCGGTGAAGGCCGGCTCGCTCGACGAAGGGGACGATCAGCAGGGGCTGGCGCACATGCTCGAGCACATGGCCTTCAACGGCAGCGAGCATTTCAAGCCCGGCGACCTGATCTCCTATTTCGAATCGACCGGCGCCAGGCTGGGCCCGCACGTCAACGCCCAGACGGGATTCGAGAACACCATCTACATGCTCGATCTGCCGAGCGACAAGCCGGAGATCGTCGAAAAGGGGTTCACCGCCTTCGCCGACTTCGCCGGCGGTCTCACGCTCGACCCCAAGGAGATCGACAAGGAGCGCGGTGTCGTGATCGAGGAATGGCGCGGCGGCCTGGGCGCCGGCTCCCGCATCCGCGACAAGCAGATCCCGGTGCTCTTCTGGCACTCCCGCTATGCCGACCGCCTGCCGATCGGCAAGCCGGACATCCTGCGGACGTTTCCGCCGGCCCGGCTCAAATCCTTCTACGACACCTACTACCGCCCGGATCGGATGGCGGTCGTCGCGGTCGGCGACGTGGATCCGCAGAAGCTGGTGGACATGATCACGGCGGCCTTCGGCGGCCTCAAGGCGCGCGCGCCGGAACCGCCGCCGACCAAAGCCGACGTGCCGCTGCACGAGGAGGCGCTCGTCAGCGTCGTCGCCGATCCCGAGGTCACGCAGTCGTCGGTGACGCTGCTGCGCCAGCGGCCGCGCGAGTACGAGACGACAGTGGCGGACTACCGGCGGTCGCTCGTGCAGCGGATCTTCGAGCAGATGCTCAACGATCGCTTCGACGAAATCTCGAGGCGCCCTGACGCCAAGTTCCTCAGCGCCGGCACCGGCAGCGGGCCGCTCAGCCAGGACGTCGAAACGGTGTCGCTCGGCGCCGGCGTCGAGGACGGCAAGATCGCCGAGGGGCTGACCGCGGTGGCGATCGAGGCCAAGCGCGCCCGCGAGTTCGGGTTCAGCGCCAGCGAGCTGGATCGCGCCCGCAAGTGGATGCTCGCCTTCTACGAACGCGCCTATACCGAGCGTGACAAGACCGAGAGCGGATCGTTCGCGCAGGAATACCTCGACGATTTCCTCGAGCGCGAACCGAGCCCCGGGATCGCCTACGAATACCGCCTGGTGCAGCAGCTGCTGCCGACGGTGACGGTCGGCGAAGTCTCGGCGCTCGCCAAGACGCTGCTCGCCGAGGACGGCCGGGTCATCCTCGCGACCTCGCCCCAGAAGGCCGGGATCACGGTGCCGGCCGAGGCCGAGCTGAAACGCGCGCTCAGCGCCGCCGAATCCACCACCGTCGCGGCCTGGAACGACACGACGTCGACGCGTGAACTCGTGCCCCACCCGCCCGAGCCCGCCGCGATCACCGCCCGCCGCACCGTCGAGGCGGTCGGGCTGACGGTGGTCACGTTCGCCAACGGCGTCGAGGCCTGGCTCAAGCCGACCGACTATAAGAACGATCAGGTGCTGTTCTCGATGCAGGCCAAGGGGGGCACCTCGCTCGCCTCCCCCGACGACTACGTCGAGGCCGAACTGGCCACGAGCTACGTCAATGTCTCGGGCGCGTCCGGGATGACGGCGGTCGAACTGCAGAAACAGCTGGCCGGCCGCATCGCCAGCGCGACGCCGTTCGCGTCGCTGTCGATGCACGGGATCGAAGGGGCGGCGGCGCCGGCCCAGCTCGAGACGGCGCTGCAGCTTCTCTACGCCCGGTTCACGCTGCCGGGAGACGACCCGCAGGCCTTCGATCTGATGAAGCGGCAGCTGACCGCCGCCGTGGTCAACCGCCTCGACAGCCCGGATGCGGTCTTCGGCGACAAGCTGGACGAAGTCAACACCTCGAACCACTACACCTCGCGGCCGCTGACCGTCGAGCGCGTCAACGCGCTCGATCGCGGCAAGATGGTCCGGTTCTACGCGGATCGCTTCAACAATGCCGCCGACTTCCACTTCTACATGGTGGGCGCGTTCACCGTCGACCAGGCGCTGCCGCTGCTGCAGCGCTATGTCGGCGGCCTGCCTTCGCGCGGCGCCGCCACGTCGAACTATAAGGACGTCGGCCTTCACTTCCCGTCGCAGGACGAGAAGGCGACGGTGCAGAAGGGGCGCGAGCCGAAGAGCGAAACGGTGATCAGCTACTTCGCCGAGCCCGCCGCCGACGATCCGATGGCGCAGGAGCTCGCGCTCGCCGCGACCGACGTGCTCGAGCTGTCGCTGCGCGACATCCTGCGTGAGGAGCTCGGACAGACCTACACCGTCTCGGTCGGCCTCGCGCAGATGCCGCCGCAGCGCGGCGACGGCCATGTCGAGATCAGCTTCGGCGCCGCCCCCGAGAACATCGGCCGGATGACCGCGCGCGTCCGCGAGGAAGTGGCGCGATTCAAGCGCGACGGGCCGACCGAGGCGCAGTTGAACAAGGTCAAGGAGACCGCGCGCCGCAACTACGAGACGGCGCTCAAGACCAACAGCTACTGGCTGAACCGCTTCAAGGCCGTCGATCTCTACCGGCAGGATCCGGCGATCATCGCCACCCGCCTCGATCGCATCAACGCGCTGACCGTCGCCTCGGTGAAGGACGCCTTCACTCGGTACTTCCCCGAGAACCGCAGCACGGCGGTCACGCTGCTGCCGGCGGCGCAGTGA